From the genome of Corallococcus macrosporus DSM 14697:
GACGCCGAGCACACGTGGATCGCCGCGCGCTTCCACCAGGAATACGTGAGGCTGCCAGGTCTGCGGTGGCTCGCCGCCCGGCTGGCCATCGCCTTCGAGTTCCGCGTCATCCAGCCGGACGACCACCGGATGGTCCGCTCCAGCCTGCCGCGCTCCGGTGCGCTGACGCATGGCACGCTGGTCCGGGCGGACCGCGCCATCGTGGCGTGGCACCAGCTTCACCGCTCGGCGCTCGGCGACGACACCCCCGGCGCATCCTGATAGAAGCCAGGCCTGCGATGCCCCGTCCCCGCGCCAGCAGGCTCGACCCCGAGCGCCGCCAGACCCTCCTCGACGTGGCCGCGGAGGAGTTCGCGGAGCACGGCTTCGACGGGGCGTCATTCAACCGCATCCTGGAGCGCGCGGGGTTCTCCAAGGGCGTCGCGTACTACTACTTCGAGGGCAAGGACGACCTGTATGCCGCCGTGCTGGCCCTCACGTTGGAGGCGCTGGCGCAGCGCTTCGGCGCGTGGCAACGGCCCCCGGACGCGGACGGCTTCTGGCGCACGCTGCGCGAGCGCTACTTCGCGCTGACGTCCCACATCATCAACGACGAGCGCTCGGCCCGGCTCCTCCGGAGCATGTCGCAGGCGCGCACCCATCCGAAGCTCCAGGAGGCGTGGCTGCGCTTCGAAGGGCCGCTGGTGGCGTGGTTCCAGCGGGTGCTCGAGGACGGGCGCGCGCTGGGCGCGGTGCGGGCCGATGTGCCGGAGTCCCTGCTGCTGACGTCCCTCATGGGCATTGGCCAGGCCTCGGATGGGTGGCTGCTGGAGCAGTGGGCCCAGAAGGGGGCGCCCGCGCTCCGGAAGGGCGCGGCGCAGGTGTTCTCCCTCTTCGAGGACCTGCTCACGCCCAGGCCCGTGGGACTGGCGCCCGCGAAGCGGCGCTAGGAGTGTGTTGGGGTAAGCCGAAAAACGGCATCCGACCCACGAGATCTGGTACCGGGCCTCAAAGCTTGATCCAATCTGTAGTGGGTCATCCGATTACTCCAACAGGCTCCTAGACAATCCCACGGAGGGACGCGCCCGCCTCAGTACGAGCAGGCGCGGTTGAAGCAGTATCCCTGGGTGCCCTGGCAGACGCAGTCCGCGTCATCGATGCAGCGCGTGGACGGACAGACCGGTCCACCGCCGCCGCCGCCACCACCGCCGCCGTGCGTGTAGCTGCAGGCGTTGCGCGAACACGCCGCCGTCCTCGCGGTGGGGCACGCGTCCCAACAGTCCTGGTCGGAGCTGCACCGGACGCTGATGCAGACCAGGCCCGAGACTTCATCATCCGCGCGGACGTCGGAGCTGGACGGCGTGCCTTGCGAGCACACCGCCGCGCTCGCCAGGGTCCGGGTGGATTCAGACGGCTCCGCGCTGGCCGTGGCCGCCGTGAAGGCCAGCAGGACGGCGACGCTCCACGACAGGCTGGGTCGACGGGAAGACATGGTGACGCTCCTCTCAATCCCCGAAGCGGCCCATGGCGAAGTGCAAGGGTTCCGGGGAGGTCAAGGCTATCATGGCTGCGGCTGTCCTTACGGCGGGTGCGATTCCTGTTCCCCTGGCGCGCGGGGCCGTGAATCATCCCGGCATGCCCCAGCCCGCCTGGACTTCTCCCGTGCCTCGCAGCGTGCAGCGCCGGGTCCGAGCGCTCGTCTTCGTCACGGTGTTCCTGGACCTGGTGGGCTTCGGCCTCATCATCCCGCTGCTGCCGTTCTACGTGGAGTCCATGGGCGGGTCGGCCACCACGGCGGGCGTGCTGCTGGCGTTGTTCTCCTTCGCGCAGCTCGTGGCGTCACCGGTGCTGGGGCGTCTGTCGGACCGGGTGGGGCGCCGCCCCGTCATCCTGTTGAGCCTCCTGGGCAACGCCATCTCCATGGCGCTGTTCGCGTACTCCACCCACGTCCAGTGGCTGCCGTGGCTGTTCGCGTCGCGGCTGCTCGCCGGGGCCACCGCGGGCAACCTGGCGGCGTGTCAGGCGGCGGTGGCGGACGTCACGGAGGAGCACGCGCGGGCCGCGGGCATGGGCCGCGTGGGCGCGGGCATTGGCCTGGGCATGGTGCTGGGGCCCGTCATCGGCAGCGTCCTCCACGTGTACGGCGCCTGGGCCCCGCCGCTGGCGGGCGCGGTGATGGCGGCCGCGGCGATGCTGGGGGTCTTCTTCTTCTTTCCGGAGACGCATCACCCGCAGGCCGCGTCGCGGCCGACGCCAGGGCGTCCCCGCGTGCGGCTGGCGGAGGTCCTGGCCCGGCCCGGGTTGGGCGCGGTGCTGGCGCTGACGTTCCTGGTGTTCATCGGCATGACGAACCTCCAGGTGTCGCTGGGGCTGCTGGCCCAGGCGCGGTTCGGCTGGGGCGAGCGGGAGATTGGCCGCCTCTTCGCGCTGATGGGCCTGGTCACCTTCGTGCTTCAGGCCTTCGGCATCGGCTGGCTGACGCGCCGGGTGCGCGACACGACGCTGGTGCTGGTGGGGGCCTTGAGCATGGGCACCGGGCTCGCGTGCATCGCCGCCGCGAGCCATGGCGCCATGCTGGTGCTGGCCATGGTGCTGGTGGGGACGGGGACGGGGTTGTTGCAGCCGCTGATGGCCAGCCTCGCCTCCGGGTTCGCGGGCAGCGAGCTGCGCGGCGGCGTGCTGGGCGTGGTGCAGTCGGCGGGAGGCCTGGCGCGCGTGGTGGGGCCGGTGTGGAGCGGCTTCCTCTACTCGCGGCTGGGGCCGGGCGCGCCCTTCACCAGCGGCGCCGCGGCGTCCGGCATCGCCTTGTTGGTGGCGGCCTCGCTCCTGCGGCGGCGCGTCCCGGAGGCACCGCCGCAGTCGAGCATGAAGGCCTGAGATACGCGCTCCACCGCGTGCCCCGTGAGGCTCACAGGCAGTACTGCGCGAACGTCGGACTGGCGCAGAGCTTCTGGAAGGCCGTCACGTCGCAGGTGTCGGCCCCGGGCGCGCTGACGCAGGGATTGCCGATGGCGCCGCCGTAGTCCATGCAGGAGAACTCGACGCGCTCGCCATGGAGGGTGGTGACCGCCACCACGCGGTTGTCGTACTGGCCGTTGACGACGCAGCGGTCCTCCACGCCCGCGCGGTCCACGGTGTAGACGCCCTGGGACAGGAGGTTGGGGCACTCCACCGTGCAGCTCGTGGGCGACTCGGGCGGGCGGAAGCCGTACATGAAGGTGTTGGGCTGGCCCGTGACGGCCGCGTAGGTGCCCGTCGGCGCGCCCGTGGCGCTCAGCGGGTCGCCGGAGCCATTCCAGTTCCCCTTGGCCAGCGAGTACGCGCTCACGCCCACCGCGGCGAGCGCGTTCAGCGCATCCGCGTGGCTGCCGGCCGCGCCGTAGAAGGTGCGGAAGCCGCGGACCTCCCCCGGGGCCAGCGAGCCCAGCCGGAAGTCGAACTGCGCGCCCAGGTCGCCCGGGCCCAGGTTCGTGAAGTCGCCCAGGCCGCCCATGACGGGGAAGTCGGGCGCCAGGGGCGACAACGAGACGAAGTTGTTGTCGACCGCGCCCACCACCCAGGGGTTGCCCGAGGTGCCCGCGACGGTGACGTACTCGGAGAAGGTGTTGGGCAGGACGTCGTAGTCGATGCCGCGCGTGTAGCGCAGGTCGGCGACGAAGGCCGTGCCGATGTTCTCGATGAGGACGTTCACCTGGTACAGGAAGGTCGTCACCGGTGACGGCGTGTAGATGTGCGTCACGCGGAAGGTGTCGCCGACCCGGACCACGGACAGGGTGGAGATGGGGGAGGGCGCGTTGATCTCCACCGTGAGGTTGCTGGAGGAACCGCAGCCGGCGGAGCTGTGGCCGCTGATGCCCAGGTCGGCGCTCGCGACGCCCCAGCCTTCGCAGGGGCTCCCCGGGGCCGCGGCCTCTCCGTTCGTGGGCAGGTAGCGCAGGCCCACCCAGCTCGTGCCGTGCGTGCCGCTGGAGACGGGCTGGGTGGGGCACGGAATGTTCAGGTGGCCCGCGGGGGCGACGCCGAGCCGGACCACCCCGTTGTCAATCATCCCCGGACAGTCGGGGAGGGGCGGGGGAATGAGGTGCGTCTCCGGGGCGGGCGAGGGCTTCAGCGCCTTCGCGTTCTGGGGGTGGGGCCGCACCTTCGCGTCGACGCCGGGCTGAGGCTCCGGAGGGGCGGCCAGGGCCTGTCCGCTCCACGAAAGGGCGCAGAGCAGGGCCGTGTGCAGCAGGCGCTGGGGACTCATTGAAACGCGCATCCAAGCTCTCCTGTGCCCGGGAGCCGGGCATGACGGGGGGGCGATTTCCGACCTGCGGTGCCGTCGCGGTGCCACACCTTGGGGCGCTGCGAGGGCGCGCGCGCCATGGGGGTGGCCCCGTGGCGCGCCCAGCCTAGTCAGTTGCTGTGCGTATGGGTGGGGTTTTCCCGGCGTCTCGGTGACGCGGGGTGAAGCGGCGGGTGTCTGGGCGCTACGCTGGCGCGCCGTTTCTCACAGGATGCGCAAGGGGCCCTGAGAGGACGTGTCCGGCGGAATCGACTTTGGACTGTCTGGAATTCTCCGCCGAGGGCATCCTCGACGTCCCACCTGCCCCGAGCCCTTGCCAGGCAGACCTTGGTGCTCATGAAACGCAGACCCGAGTTCGACAGCTTGCGCGGCGTGTTGCTCGTGCTGATGACGCTGACGCACCTGCCGACGCGCCTGAATACGTTCAGCAACCAGCCCTTCGGCTTCGTCTCCGCGGCCGAGGGGTTCGTCTTCCTGTCCGCGTTCCTCGTCGGCGTGGTGTACGCCCGGAAGGTCGATGACGCGGACCCGAACGTCCTGTGGCGCGGCCTCTGGCAGCGGGCGCTCAAGGTCTACGGCTACCACGTGGCGTTGCTGGCGTTCGCGTTCGCCGTCATCGGGACGCTGGGCATGACGACGCACCGTCCCGCCATCCACAACCTGCTGGCCTTCTTCCACGAGGACCCCGTCACCGCGCTCTGGGGCAGCCTGTTCCTGCTCTACTGTCCGCCGCTGCTCGACATCCTGCCGCTCTACGTCTTGCTGCTCCTGGTGACGCCCTTCATCTTCCTGGGCGCGCGCCGGCTGGGGTGGACGAAGGTCCTATGCGTGAGCGGGTTGGTCTGGCTGTCGGCGCAGTTGGGATTGAAGCGCGCGCTCTACGACTTGCTGGTGTTCATCCCCGTGCTGCCCTGGCCGCCGCTGCGCATCGAGCTGTCGGGGGCCTTCGACTTCTTCGGCTGGCAGTTCCTCTGGGTGCTGGGCGTGTGGCTGGGCGTGGCCCGGGCCACGGCGCCGGAGGCGCGCGAGCCCGTCTCGCCAGTGCTCCTCACCGGCGCGCTGGTGGTCAGCGTGGCGCTGCTGCTGCTCCGCTACCAGGTGGGCATCTTCAACATCGACTTCGGGGTGTACGGGGCGCTCATCGACAAGTGGACCCTGGCCCCGGTGCGGCTGGTGAACTTCCTGGCCATGGCGCTGCTGGTGAGCTGGTTCAGCCCCAAGGTGTTCCGCTGGCTGCGTCCGCGCGTGCTCGAGGCGCTGGGGCGGGCGTCCCTGCCGGTGTTCTCCGTGCACCTGGTGCTGTGCCTGCTGAGCCTGGCGCTCCTCAATGAGAACGAGGACCCGCTGGCGGACTGGGAAGAGCTGGCCGTGCTGGTGGCGACCTTCTCCGTGATGCTCCTGGTGGCGTGCCGGCAGGCGGCCGCCGTGCGCGACAGCCACCCCCGCCGAAGGGACGTCTGAGCGTTTTCTCAGGATGCCCTCAAGTGACGCGCGCGTGCCCTCTCTAGGGTGCGCCGCATCATGTGGGCGCTCCTCGTCACGCTTCTCGCCGCGGCCCCCGCGTTCGGCCACCCCCCGCTGTCCTTCGAGGAGGCGCAGGCCGAGGCCGCGAAGGCCGCGTTACCCGCCAGCCTCGCGCGTGCCGTGGAGGCGCGGCGTGTCTGGGATGCCCGGCTGCCTGCGCTCGCGGCCAACCCGACGCTCAGCGTGATTCCGGGGCGGCGCGCCCAGCCGGACGGTCCGGGCTTTGAGGTGACGGTGGCGGTGGAGCAGCCACTCTTCCTGTCGGACCTGGCGGGGGCGCAGCGCGACGCGGCGCGAGCGGAGACCCGCGCCTTGGAGAAGGAGGCCGTGGCCGCGCTGGTGGAGCGCCGCCTGGAGGTCGCCCGGGCGTGGCTGACGCTGTGGGCCGCGCAGCAGGCCGCCGCTTCGGCCGCGCACGAGGCGGCGCTCGCGGAGACGCTCCGGAAGTCCATGGCGGAGGCCCTGGCCCTGGGCGGCGCCACCCGCCTGGAGGTGGCGGAGGCCGAGGGCTTCGAGGCGGAGGCGCGGCTCTCCCACCTGAGCCGGGACGCCGAGGTGATGCATGCGCGCCTCGCCCTGGCCGTGTTGCTGGGCCGTCCACCCGGCGCGCCGTTGACGGCGGCGGAGGCGCTGCCGGTGGTGGCGCTGCCGCCCGCCGCCGAGGAGCCGCGGTGGTTGGCGCGTGCGGGGGAGCTGCCGGCGGCGGAGGCGCGGCGGCTGCTCGGCGCGGCGGAGCGGGCGCGCGCGGTGGAGGTCCGGGCCGCGCGAGGCTGGCAGGTGACGCTGGGGGCCCAGGGCGTGCGCGAGTACTACGGCGGCCTCAGTGGGCTGCTGACGGTGGGCGTGACGCCGCCGGTGTTCGATTCGGGCCAGCGTGAGCGGGGCGCCCTGCTGGCCTCGGCCGAGCGGCTGGATGGCGAGGCACAGGAAGCCGCGGTGCGCGCCGCGGCGGAGCTGGCCCAGGCCTTTCACGAGCGCGAGCACACCGGCGCGCAGCTCACCCTCGTCGAGAAGTCCCTGGTGCCCGCGGCGGAGGAAGCGGCGCGGTTGGCCGACGTGCTGCTGCGCGCGGGCCAGAGCACGCTGCCCGATGTCCTCCGCGCCCGCCGTGCCCGTGCCGCCGCCAACGCGCGGCTCGCGTTTGCCCGCGGCGAGGCCTCGCTGGCCGCCGCGCGGCTCCACCTCCTCCTCTCCGCCCTGCCATGACGCTCTTCGTCCGACGCCTCGTCTCCGTGCCGCTGCTCGTCCTGGGGGCGGCCTGCACCTCGAATCCCTCCGCCCCGGCCGCTCCCGCGTCAGAGCCCCCACCGCGCGCCTCGGCGTCCTCCGCCTGGGTGCCGGTGCGGGCCGCGTCGCGCGTGGCCCTGGCCGAGGCGCCCGCGCTGGTGCTCTCCGGCCCGGACACCACCGCGGCGTTGACGGCGCCGTTTCGCGCGCGGGTCCAGCGGGTCCGCGCGCGCCCGGGCCAGACGGTGGAGCAGGGGGCCCCGCTCATCGAGGTGCTGATGCCCGAGGTGGTGCAGGCCGCGGGCGCCGCCAGCGCCGCCGCGCTCCGGCTGGAGGCCTACTCCCGGCAGGTGGAGCGCTTGGAGGCGCTCCATGCCCAGGGCCTGGCGAAGCTGCCCGAGCTGGCGGAGGCCCAGACGCAGCAGGCGGAGGCCCGCGCCGCCCTGGTGGCCGCGCACGCCGTCCTGCGCGTGGCGGGCATCGCGCCCGGTGAGGCGCGCGCCGTGGCCGAGCGGGGCACCGTGTGGCTCAAGAGCCCGATTGCCGGCGTCGTCACCGAGGTGCGCGCGGTGCTGGGCGAGGTGCAGCCGGAGGCCAGCGCCGCGTTGGCGCGCGTGGCCTCGGATGGGCCGGCGCGCCTGGAGGCCCGGCTGTCGGTCCGTCCTCCGGAGGGCGCCAGCTTCGCCTTCGTCTCGTCCCTGGGCGCGCCGACGCCGGTGCGGCTGGTGGGGCAGTCACCCCAGGTGGACGCGGCGGACGGCACCTTCCGCGCGTGGTTCGAGCCGGAGGAGGGCGTCGTGCTGCGCGCGGGCCTGGGTGGGCGCCTGCGCATCCACGCCGCGCCGGCCGAGGACACCGTCCTGGTGCCCGCGCGGGCCCTGGCCTTCGAGAACGAGCGGACGCTCGTCTTCGTGCGCGGCGGGGATGGCAAGGCCGTGCGCCGCGACGTGGAGGTGCTGGCCACGTCGGGGGCCGAGGCGCTGGTGAAGGGCGCGGTGTCCACCCGGGACTCGGTCGCGGCGGATGGCGCGGTGTTGCTCCTGGAGGCGCGAGGTCAGGAGGACGCGGGTGGGAATGAGGTGGCGCCGTGATTGAGGCCCTCGTCCGCCTGTCGGTGCGGCACCGGGGTTGGGTGCTGGCCTTGACGGGGATGCTCGCGCTCGCGGGCCTGGCCGTGTCGCTCCGGTTGGAGCTGGACGCGATGCCGGACATCACCACCAACCAGGTGCTCGTGCTCACGCGCGCGCCCGGCCTCACGCCCGAGGAGGTGGAGCGCCTGGTGACGCGGCCCGTGGAGGTGGCCCTGGGCGGCATGCCCGGGCTGGAGGCGCAGCGCAGCCTGTCGCGCTACGGGCTCTCCTCCGTGACGGCGGTGTTCGCCGACGACGTGGACCCCTACCGGGCCCGGCAGTTGGTGCAGGAGCGCCTCAACGTGTTGGGCGCGTCGCTGCCGCCTGGCGTCGACCCGCCGGAGCTGGGCCCGCTCACCGGCGGCCTGGGCGAGGTGTTCCACTTCACGCTGTCGTCGCCAGAGCGCACCGGGGCGCAGTTGCTCGAGCTGACGCAGCTCCGGGTGGCGCCCCGCCTGCGCTCCGTGCCCGGAGTGGTGGAGGTCAATAGCTGGGGCGGCCAGCAGCGCACGCTGGAGATTCGCGCGGACGCGGTCCGGCTGGCCCAGCGGGGCGTGACGCTCGCGCAGCTTCGGGACGCCCTGGAGCGCGCCACGGGCAGCGCGCCCGGCGCGAGCCTCCCGGTGGGCGAGCGCCACGTCCTGATTCGCGCGGTGGCGAGGCCTCGGGGGCCGGCGGACCTGACCGAGGCGCTGATTCCCCGGGCCGGAGCGCAGGCCGTGCGCCTGGGGGACGTGGCCGAGGTGACGGAGGGCGCGCTGCCGCGCATCGGCAGCGCCACCTCCAACGGCCGCGGCGAGACGGTGTACGTCATGGTGCA
Proteins encoded in this window:
- a CDS encoding efflux RND transporter periplasmic adaptor subunit → MTLFVRRLVSVPLLVLGAACTSNPSAPAAPASEPPPRASASSAWVPVRAASRVALAEAPALVLSGPDTTAALTAPFRARVQRVRARPGQTVEQGAPLIEVLMPEVVQAAGAASAAALRLEAYSRQVERLEALHAQGLAKLPELAEAQTQQAEARAALVAAHAVLRVAGIAPGEARAVAERGTVWLKSPIAGVVTEVRAVLGEVQPEASAALARVASDGPARLEARLSVRPPEGASFAFVSSLGAPTPVRLVGQSPQVDAADGTFRAWFEPEEGVVLRAGLGGRLRIHAAPAEDTVLVPARALAFENERTLVFVRGGDGKAVRRDVEVLATSGAEALVKGAVSTRDSVAADGAVLLLEARGQEDAGGNEVAP
- a CDS encoding TetR/AcrR family transcriptional regulator, which encodes MPRPRASRLDPERRQTLLDVAAEEFAEHGFDGASFNRILERAGFSKGVAYYYFEGKDDLYAAVLALTLEALAQRFGAWQRPPDADGFWRTLRERYFALTSHIINDERSARLLRSMSQARTHPKLQEAWLRFEGPLVAWFQRVLEDGRALGAVRADVPESLLLTSLMGIGQASDGWLLEQWAQKGAPALRKGAAQVFSLFEDLLTPRPVGLAPAKRR
- a CDS encoding TolC family protein, with the protein product MWALLVTLLAAAPAFGHPPLSFEEAQAEAAKAALPASLARAVEARRVWDARLPALAANPTLSVIPGRRAQPDGPGFEVTVAVEQPLFLSDLAGAQRDAARAETRALEKEAVAALVERRLEVARAWLTLWAAQQAAASAAHEAALAETLRKSMAEALALGGATRLEVAEAEGFEAEARLSHLSRDAEVMHARLALAVLLGRPPGAPLTAAEALPVVALPPAAEEPRWLARAGELPAAEARRLLGAAERARAVEVRAARGWQVTLGAQGVREYYGGLSGLLTVGVTPPVFDSGQRERGALLASAERLDGEAQEAAVRAAAELAQAFHEREHTGAQLTLVEKSLVPAAEEAARLADVLLRAGQSTLPDVLRARRARAAANARLAFARGEASLAAARLHLLLSALP
- a CDS encoding MFS transporter, coding for MPQPAWTSPVPRSVQRRVRALVFVTVFLDLVGFGLIIPLLPFYVESMGGSATTAGVLLALFSFAQLVASPVLGRLSDRVGRRPVILLSLLGNAISMALFAYSTHVQWLPWLFASRLLAGATAGNLAACQAAVADVTEEHARAAGMGRVGAGIGLGMVLGPVIGSVLHVYGAWAPPLAGAVMAAAAMLGVFFFFPETHHPQAASRPTPGRPRVRLAEVLARPGLGAVLALTFLVFIGMTNLQVSLGLLAQARFGWGEREIGRLFALMGLVTFVLQAFGIGWLTRRVRDTTLVLVGALSMGTGLACIAAASHGAMLVLAMVLVGTGTGLLQPLMASLASGFAGSELRGGVLGVVQSAGGLARVVGPVWSGFLYSRLGPGAPFTSGAAASGIALLVAASLLRRRVPEAPPQSSMKA
- the opgC gene encoding OpgC domain-containing protein, which gives rise to MKRRPEFDSLRGVLLVLMTLTHLPTRLNTFSNQPFGFVSAAEGFVFLSAFLVGVVYARKVDDADPNVLWRGLWQRALKVYGYHVALLAFAFAVIGTLGMTTHRPAIHNLLAFFHEDPVTALWGSLFLLYCPPLLDILPLYVLLLLVTPFIFLGARRLGWTKVLCVSGLVWLSAQLGLKRALYDLLVFIPVLPWPPLRIELSGAFDFFGWQFLWVLGVWLGVARATAPEAREPVSPVLLTGALVVSVALLLLRYQVGIFNIDFGVYGALIDKWTLAPVRLVNFLAMALLVSWFSPKVFRWLRPRVLEALGRASLPVFSVHLVLCLLSLALLNENEDPLADWEELAVLVATFSVMLLVACRQAAAVRDSHPRRRDV